One Maribacter cobaltidurans genomic window carries:
- a CDS encoding 3-keto-disaccharide hydrolase: MTRISLSFICFFLLLAFSCKQQDKKKFQIERSKELAIKNKVHNQLMDIEKEQGWRLLFDGETLNGWHLFNNPDSTRYSAWEVKDGSIYCNATDESMVFGDLVTDTEFENYELTFEWQMGLRGNGGVFINVQESPEFRATYETGPEYQLLDPEHMDTATPLKRPGCLWGLFPQLNTVEANPNGQWNTAKVIQQDGNIKFYLNGVLTAQADLNSPEWANTVAASNFKDRPAFGKATKGKIALQNWYFESWFRDMKIREL; the protein is encoded by the coding sequence ATGACACGTATTTCCTTAAGTTTTATATGCTTTTTTCTATTACTGGCATTTTCCTGTAAGCAGCAAGACAAAAAGAAATTCCAGATTGAACGCTCCAAGGAGCTCGCTATCAAAAATAAGGTGCACAATCAATTGATGGACATCGAAAAAGAGCAGGGGTGGAGGTTACTTTTTGATGGTGAAACGCTGAACGGTTGGCATTTGTTCAACAATCCGGATTCTACACGCTATTCCGCATGGGAAGTGAAGGACGGAAGCATTTACTGCAATGCTACCGATGAAAGCATGGTCTTTGGAGATTTGGTGACGGATACCGAGTTTGAGAACTACGAATTGACGTTTGAGTGGCAAATGGGCCTTCGCGGAAATGGAGGGGTTTTTATTAACGTTCAGGAATCCCCAGAATTTAGGGCCACCTATGAGACAGGACCAGAATACCAACTTCTGGACCCTGAACATATGGATACAGCCACGCCCCTGAAAAGACCCGGTTGCCTTTGGGGACTTTTCCCCCAATTGAATACGGTCGAGGCCAATCCCAATGGGCAGTGGAACACGGCCAAAGTCATACAACAAGATGGCAATATAAAGTTCTACTTAAATGGTGTACTAACCGCCCAAGCGGATTTAAATTCGCCAGAATGGGCAAACACTGTTGCCGCCTCCAATTTTAAGGACCGACCCGCTTTTGGGAAGGCCACCAAAGGAAAAATAGCCCTTCAAAACTGGTATTTTGAATCGTGGTTCCGTGATATGAAAATACGAGAGCTTTAG
- a CDS encoding DUF481 domain-containing protein → MKPLKILVSFLFLCGITNSVIGQLVNIESKRMQTDSTRFALKSDVLFDYTDNNGDYIFQVASNLTTQVKSKDLKKIYFFIGNYKLIRSKDQDFQNSWFFHVRYNQKLSNLFRLEAFVQNQNNTLLTITSRNLVGAGIRLKFLSTERTKAYFGNAYMYEIEEVAETDQRFFNHRNSSYLSVNQAFKNTKLDITGTVYFQPLYDAISNHRILCQLKAELPITKVISLSALYNYFYSSFSPIRESDRSSNLSFGLTFTI, encoded by the coding sequence ATGAAACCCTTGAAAATCCTAGTATCCTTTCTTTTTTTATGCGGTATAACGAATTCGGTCATTGGCCAGTTGGTCAATATCGAATCCAAGCGCATGCAAACGGATTCCACCCGATTTGCCCTAAAAAGTGATGTACTTTTCGATTACACGGATAACAATGGGGATTATATATTCCAAGTGGCTTCTAACCTTACCACACAGGTAAAATCCAAGGATTTAAAGAAAATTTACTTCTTCATCGGTAATTATAAACTCATCCGAAGTAAAGACCAGGATTTTCAGAATTCCTGGTTTTTCCATGTGCGGTACAATCAAAAACTGTCTAATTTATTTCGATTAGAGGCTTTTGTCCAAAACCAGAACAACACTTTATTGACCATTACGAGTCGGAATTTGGTCGGTGCCGGTATTCGGTTAAAGTTTTTATCCACCGAAAGAACAAAGGCCTATTTTGGGAATGCCTACATGTATGAAATTGAAGAAGTGGCTGAAACCGACCAGCGGTTTTTCAATCACAGAAACAGCAGTTATTTATCCGTAAACCAAGCGTTTAAAAATACCAAGTTGGATATAACCGGAACGGTATATTTTCAGCCTCTGTACGATGCCATCAGTAATCACCGAATTTTATGTCAGTTGAAAGCGGAGTTACCTATCACTAAGGTCATTAGCCTTTCTGCACTCTATAACTACTTCTACAGTAGCTTTTCTCCCATTCGAGAAAGTGACCGGTCTTCCAACCTCAGTTTCGGACTGACATTTACGATTTAA
- a CDS encoding sensor histidine kinase, protein MKRKALFLALVHLILFLGPKFSFSQSPLDSLNFIPVKAPLSQSTVTEIFEDKHGFLWVGTPKGINRYDGTDFKVFEESHEGTSGLTNSYIEYIYEDAKGALLIGTSRGLNLYDEKLAIIRPYTFKSEGEIIQSEHISVIKNIDEFLWLGTAEHGLYRYNTETGKTARLEFPISEQDKPNNNRIIELFQLSSNNYFIVTEGKSYIIDDQLSIKDEINNAQYTSSAIQVDSSQFFLGTRNGELFVYHLEDDTLTAEKKFIISQGHALMAMEQDDCGNIWLGTENGGLSLYELASGHVSNTKSDYKRSGSIPNNSIWSLHKTRNGVMYLGIYKKGLSFYDPNYFKFQKIATNRFDENSLSNNIVNSFAEDKNGGLWIGTDGGGLNYWNRKTNHFEHFSLDKGNLNTNVVLALAFDHDKLWIGSWGSGLTLFDTVTKEYEVWDTTNSFIASDDVMGLLKDSKGRIWIAAFRGGLQIYYPETGKFENIKLESEIYSDKVSTVARLLEDDQGAIWVGTETMGVFRLTEKNGTWSYDQYHSLSDTNFLSDNFVNMITQDDYHNIWVGTQAGLNKFNPEDNTFKAITKDNGLISDTIRGLVQDEYGFLWISTDKGITRYDEETGEFLDYDMYDGLQGNEYNSSSFYRTSNFDIVFGGSNGFNIFNSKQAAKLTDAPEVLLSDLKIFNTSVRPNDSFGVLQEDINQVDSITLSHKHSVFNIEFKALTLKAAEKVHYAYYLEGFENQWNYVGNKTSATYTNLNSGDYVLHVKSTNSDGVWNANEKLLHIRITPPFWKTWWFGLIITSFVLGLVYLIHYIRIRNLKANQVNLERKIHERTKELQIQQKKLIKAADELSIQNEEIQRFTYSVTHDLKSPLSSIKGIANLIPMDLNMKEHPEMETYLEMINTSCDAMSNLIGDLGKMARIGKIENQNEFLDTNEIIDLSKNLVGGKLEVKHIKLEVTENLPKIYGDKNRMIQVFGNLLDNAVKYMGNQKNPLIIVKAETTEEEVQFQIIDNGSGMDEKSLKKLFSPFERFHPNIQGSGLGLYMIKQIVASHGGDIRAESEGKGKGASFFITLPRAEIRDKNQYKKKIPDELASI, encoded by the coding sequence ATGAAAAGAAAAGCCCTCTTTTTGGCATTGGTACACCTAATCTTATTCTTAGGACCTAAATTTTCATTTTCCCAATCCCCGTTGGATTCCTTAAATTTTATTCCTGTTAAGGCACCCCTATCCCAAAGTACAGTTACTGAGATATTTGAGGATAAACACGGTTTTTTGTGGGTGGGCACCCCTAAAGGAATCAATAGATACGATGGGACCGATTTTAAGGTCTTCGAGGAATCCCATGAGGGCACCTCAGGTTTGACCAATAGCTATATTGAATATATCTACGAAGACGCAAAAGGGGCACTATTAATCGGTACCAGTAGAGGGCTTAACCTTTACGACGAGAAGCTTGCCATAATTCGTCCCTATACATTCAAATCGGAGGGTGAGATCATTCAGAGTGAGCATATTTCGGTAATCAAAAACATCGATGAGTTTTTGTGGTTGGGAACAGCCGAGCATGGCTTATACCGTTACAACACCGAAACAGGAAAGACAGCGCGTTTAGAGTTTCCGATATCGGAGCAGGACAAACCGAATAATAATCGGATCATTGAACTCTTTCAATTATCCAGTAATAATTACTTTATCGTAACCGAAGGCAAAAGTTATATCATCGATGATCAATTGTCCATAAAAGACGAAATAAATAACGCACAATACACGAGTAGCGCTATTCAGGTAGATTCCTCGCAGTTTTTTTTGGGTACAAGGAATGGGGAACTGTTTGTTTATCACCTTGAGGATGATACGTTGACTGCCGAGAAGAAGTTTATAATCAGTCAAGGCCATGCCTTGATGGCCATGGAGCAAGATGATTGCGGAAATATATGGTTGGGGACAGAAAATGGCGGATTGTCCCTTTATGAACTGGCAAGCGGTCATGTATCCAATACCAAATCGGATTACAAAAGGTCAGGTTCAATCCCCAATAATTCCATCTGGTCCTTACATAAAACGAGGAATGGGGTGATGTATTTGGGCATTTATAAGAAAGGACTAAGTTTTTATGACCCGAACTACTTCAAGTTTCAAAAAATAGCAACAAACCGTTTTGATGAAAATTCACTGAGCAATAATATCGTTAATTCTTTTGCAGAGGACAAAAATGGGGGATTATGGATTGGAACAGATGGTGGGGGCCTAAACTATTGGAACAGGAAGACGAACCACTTTGAACATTTTTCCTTGGATAAGGGGAATTTGAATACCAACGTAGTTCTTGCGCTTGCTTTTGATCATGATAAATTATGGATCGGTTCATGGGGCTCTGGGCTTACCCTATTTGATACGGTTACAAAAGAGTACGAAGTTTGGGATACGACCAACTCTTTTATAGCTTCGGATGATGTCATGGGCCTTCTGAAGGATAGCAAGGGCAGGATTTGGATTGCCGCTTTTAGGGGAGGTCTTCAAATTTACTATCCGGAAACTGGGAAATTTGAAAATATTAAATTAGAATCTGAAATCTACAGTGATAAAGTTTCTACGGTCGCGCGTTTATTGGAGGATGACCAAGGAGCTATTTGGGTGGGCACTGAGACCATGGGAGTTTTCCGGTTAACTGAAAAGAATGGCACATGGTCTTATGACCAATATCACAGTTTAAGCGATACCAATTTCTTGAGCGATAATTTTGTGAATATGATCACCCAGGATGATTATCATAATATCTGGGTGGGTACACAGGCCGGTCTTAACAAATTTAATCCGGAGGATAACACCTTTAAAGCCATTACTAAAGACAACGGATTAATAAGTGATACCATAAGGGGGTTGGTACAGGATGAATATGGTTTTCTATGGATCAGTACGGATAAGGGTATTACCAGATATGATGAGGAGACCGGCGAGTTTTTGGATTACGATATGTATGATGGTCTGCAAGGCAATGAGTACAATTCTTCCTCTTTTTACAGGACTTCCAATTTTGATATTGTTTTTGGAGGCTCCAATGGGTTTAATATTTTCAATTCCAAACAAGCTGCAAAATTGACGGACGCTCCAGAAGTATTGCTGTCCGATCTTAAAATTTTCAATACCTCCGTCCGACCTAATGATTCTTTTGGCGTTTTACAGGAAGATATCAATCAAGTTGATTCCATAACCCTTAGCCATAAACACTCTGTTTTTAATATTGAATTTAAGGCATTGACCTTAAAAGCGGCAGAGAAAGTGCATTATGCCTATTATTTAGAGGGATTTGAGAATCAATGGAATTATGTAGGAAACAAAACATCGGCCACCTATACCAACTTGAATTCCGGGGACTATGTACTTCACGTTAAATCCACAAATTCAGATGGGGTTTGGAATGCTAATGAAAAGCTGCTTCACATACGCATTACCCCTCCCTTTTGGAAAACATGGTGGTTTGGATTGATCATAACCAGTTTTGTATTGGGGCTGGTATATCTGATTCACTACATACGCATCCGTAACCTGAAGGCGAATCAAGTCAATTTGGAGAGAAAGATTCATGAACGGACCAAGGAACTTCAAATTCAACAAAAAAAACTAATCAAAGCTGCCGACGAGTTATCCATACAAAATGAGGAAATTCAACGCTTTACCTACTCCGTTACCCACGATTTAAAAAGCCCATTAAGTAGTATAAAGGGAATTGCAAACCTTATTCCCATGGATTTAAATATGAAGGAACACCCTGAGATGGAAACATATCTGGAGATGATAAATACCTCCTGTGACGCGATGAGCAATTTAATAGGAGATTTGGGCAAAATGGCGAGAATTGGAAAAATAGAGAACCAAAATGAATTTTTGGATACCAACGAAATTATTGATTTGTCAAAGAATTTAGTAGGCGGAAAACTGGAGGTTAAACACATAAAATTGGAAGTTACCGAAAATCTGCCCAAAATTTATGGGGATAAAAACAGAATGATTCAGGTTTTTGGCAACCTATTGGATAATGCCGTAAAGTATATGGGAAATCAAAAGAACCCCCTAATCATTGTTAAAGCTGAAACAACCGAAGAAGAAGTCCAATTTCAGATTATAGATAACGGATCGGGAATGGATGAAAAATCCTTGAAAAAGTTATTTTCTCCATTTGAGCGATTTCACCCAAATATTCAGGGAAGCGGTCTGGGCTTGTATATGATCAAACAAATTGTAGCATCCCACGGCGGAGACATTAGGGCAGAATCCGAAGGAAAAGGAAAGGGAGCTTCTTTTTTTATAACACTACCAAGAGCCGAAATACGGGATAAAAATCAATACAAAAAAAAAATTCCAGATGAATTGGCTTCCATTTAG